In Humulus lupulus chromosome 7, drHumLupu1.1, whole genome shotgun sequence, the following are encoded in one genomic region:
- the LOC133790905 gene encoding uncharacterized protein LOC133790905 isoform X2 encodes MADDDDDEGFGDFKFAPMTPVHIASSIANLKTRSSADLFSDDDWGDFVTTPSNQINGGFEFSNGVGVNSSIIPSQNQKPLDLFGNSVDSIESTLPRVESVPSGVELAKVQWVKPQGAIPLSLFGETEEEENNSGLGEPTVGDGAASFFHKKDDNAKKGLALNGGVGINDLIANLYSQSPRIKVENGSHPNSNSDGASTKYNESSMNVESLGSKTNAFYWQPNGFDSIFHDNDPNSNKLDSNIGSDFNSDGLSSDLVEHSESFDDDEDNDGGWEFKAADANKQVVEMSRPKVEEAMEKDPEFKVDDGGRLNVEESITAVEFSNDAHGHVDVATQFSDKPHKADDWNSLFDFNPSSASPNDLIWDSHSITEKNHMEIGSNLSTVGERGNSNENFWQFRDVFSEVGPEPKLEAAKVANPAPADLGGQTINGDGAHGTIDFFAVSEEALPKTGVWDFESTFTSSSAIEDGIIPNLHSSSMKNDTGNGACFSADDKNDESDDNDWEFQDAFPETVSKLEENEVKPKSHEALPLSIFGDEELENDSSQFPNDVLTHKPTSYPSYNSNKALGSNLSINDLISSLYIQAEENTSVSDTPKVSENGMPAALSPLESDILNHDDDSDDDDDDDAWEFKDAVLDTKDQNQTFATHVEDLPSKSYIKLQLRDSVEFYSKLKDDSCFVALSHFENLKKAQSSATPGEEASLEALGVEIEKIYDQLYQDNVISEFETENLSSKNVCFGELLKALQEPKFRVLESEYQLSKQLSLAETNLGSAIELSKHAASTLSILKLGSAEAQSSYISKWSKIVTVCAQELRHGAFIWKQALQKNVQSQIISKTQGRQYIICLAEIYRVVQVLGVSAELYKPWILLNSEEPVGLFPLLNECSTLWSTSGLDEALQIISQQYDSEFGETLKALLESMKCIDDLDALALQHHVFSGDQPICRLSMLTAGIMPGMKMVVWDGNHYLLKLANLWANLISSVPPVLPHLNVS; translated from the exons ATGGCAGACGATGACGACGATGAGGGCTTTGGGGACTTCAAATTTGCTCCAATGACCCCTGTTCATATCGCCTCCTCCATCGCCAATCTGAAGACCAGATCCTCCGCTGATTTGTTCTCCGACGATGATTGGGGCGACTTCGTAACCACCCCTTCTAATCAGATCAATGGCGGATTTGAGTTCTCCAATGGAGTAGGCGTTAATTCGTCCATCATTCCTTCACAGAACCAAAAACCCTTGGACCTATTTGGGAATTCAGTGGATAGTATTGAATCTACGCTGCCTCGGGTTGAATCGGTGCCTAGTGGAGTCGAGTTGGCGAAGGTTCAGTGGGTTAAACCTCAGGGAGCTATTCCGTTATCGTTGTTTGGAGAGACTGAGGAGGAGGAGAATAATTCTGGCTTGGGTGAGCCTACGGTTGGTGATGGTGCAGCCTCATTCTTTCATAAGAAAGATGATAATGCGAAAAAAGGTTTGGCTTTGAATGGGGGCGTTGGTATTAATGATTTGATTGCAAATTTGTATAGTCAGAGTCCGCGGATCAAGGTTGAAAATGGATCGCATCCGAATTCAAATTCGGATGGAGCGAGTACGAAATATAATGAGTCCAGCATGAATGTTGAAAGCCTGGGATCAAAAACTAATGCGTTTTATTGGCAACCTAATGGGTTTGATTCCATTTTTCACGATAATGATCCGAACTCAAATAAATTAGATTCTAATATTGGTAGCGATTTCAATTCCGATGGGCTGAGTTCGGATTTGGTAGAACATAGTGAGAGTTTTGATGATGATGAAGACAACGATGGTGGTTGGGAATTCAAAGCTGCTGATGCAAACAAACAG GTTGTTGAAATGTCACGGCCGAAGGTGGAAGAAGCTATGGAGAAGGACCCGGAATTTAAG gTTGACGATGGAGGAAGGTTAAATGTTGAGGAATCCATAACTGCAGTTGAGTTTAGTAATGATGCACATGGTCATGTTGATGTGGCGACCCAATTCAGTGATAAGCCTCATAAAGCTGATGATTGGAACTCATTGTTTGATTTCAATCCGAGTTCTGCCTCTCCAAATGATCTTATATGGGATTCACACTCTATAACTGAGAAGAATCATATGGAGATTGGGTCAAACTTATCTACAGTTGGTGAACGGGGAAATTCTAATGAAAACTTTTGGCAATTTAGGGATGTATTTTCAGAAGTTGGACCAGAGCCTAAGCTG GAAGCTGCGAAGGTTGCTAATCCAGCACCAGCAGATCTAGGAGGACAAACAATAAATGGAGATGGTGCTCATGGTACTATTGATTTTTTTGCTGTGTCTGAGGAGGCTTTACCCAAAACTGGGGTATGGGACTTTGAGTCTACTTTCACCTCAAGCTCTGCAATTGAAGATGGCATTATACCAAATTTACATTCCAGTAGCATGAAAAATGATACTGGAAATGGAGCTTGTTTTTCTGCAGATGATAAGAATGATGAGTCCGATGACAATGATTGGGAATTTCAGGATGCCTTTCCAGAAACAGTGTCAAAGCTTGAG GAGAATGAAGTCAAGCCAAAGAGTCACGAAGCCTTGCCCCTGTCCATTTTTGGTGATGAAGAACTGGAGAATGATTCTTCCCAATTTCCAAATGATGTTTTGACGCATAAACCTACATCCTATCCAAGTTATAATAGCAATAAGGCTCTTGGTTCTAATTTATCTATCAATGATTTGATATCAAGTTTATACATTCAAGCTGAGGAGAACACTTCTGTTAGTGATACACCAAAAGTAAGTGAAAATGGAATGCCTGCTGCCCTTAGCCCATTGGAATCTGATATTCTCAATCATGATGACGATtccgatgatgatgatgatgatgatgcttggGAATTTAAGGATGCTGTTTTGGATACCAAAGATCAAAACCAAACTTTTGCAACTCATGTTGAAGATTTACCAAGCAAATCTTATATTAAGTTGCAACTAAGGGATTCTGTTGAATTTTATAGCAAGTTGAAGGATGACTCATGTTTTGTTGCATTGAGCCACTTCGAAAATTTAAAG AAAGCTCAAAGCAGTGCAACTCCTGGTGAAGAAGCAAGCTTGGAAGCGCTTGGTGTGGAAATCGAG AAAATCTATGATCAACTTTATCAAGATAATGTAATATCAGAGTTCGAGACAGAGAATCTTTCATCAAAAAATGTATGCTTCGGTGAACTTCTTAAAGCTCTGCAGGAACCAAAGTTCAGGGTTCTCGAGTCGGAATATCAATTATCAAAGCAGTTGTCATTG GCTGAGACAAATTTGGGATCAGCAATTGAACTTTCGAAACATGCAGCATCAACACTAAGTATTCTTAAGTTGGGATCAGCAGAGGCGCAATCTAGTTATATATCTAAGTGGTCTAAAATAGTCACTGTCTGTGCTCAAGAGCTAAGACATGGTGCCTTTATTTGGAAACAGGCATTGCAGAAGAATGTCCAGAGTCAAATTATATCTAAAACTCAAG GCAGGCAATATATCATCTGTCTTGCCGAGATTTACAGAGTAGTTCAAGTTCTTGGAGTTTCTGCTGAACTTTACAAGCCATGGATATTGTTAAATTCTGAAGAACCCGTTGGTTTGTTTCCTCTTCTAAATGAATGCTCTACTCTCTGGTCAACTTCAGGGCTTGATGAAGCTCTTCAGATTATTTCACAGCAATATGATTCGGAGTTTGGTGAAACTTTGAAAGCACTACTGGAGTCTATGAAGTGCATTGATGATCTTGATGCACTTGCACTCCAGCACCATGTTTTCTCTGGAGACCAACCTATTTGTCGACTATCAATGTTAACTGCAGGAATTATGCCAG GAATGAAAATGGTGGTTTGGGATGGAAATCACTACTTGTTGAAGCTTGCGAATTTGTGGGCAAATCTAATCAGTTCTGTTCCTCCAGTTTTGCCTCACCTAAATGTCAGCTAA
- the LOC133790905 gene encoding uncharacterized protein LOC133790905 isoform X1 produces MADDDDDEGFGDFKFAPMTPVHIASSIANLKTRSSADLFSDDDWGDFVTTPSNQINGGFEFSNGVGVNSSIIPSQNQKPLDLFGNSVDSIESTLPRVESVPSGVELAKVQWVKPQGAIPLSLFGETEEEENNSGLGEPTVGDGAASFFHKKDDNAKKGLALNGGVGINDLIANLYSQSPRIKVENGSHPNSNSDGASTKYNESSMNVESLGSKTNAFYWQPNGFDSIFHDNDPNSNKLDSNIGSDFNSDGLSSDLVEHSESFDDDEDNDGGWEFKAADANKQEQQVVEMSRPKVEEAMEKDPEFKVDDGGRLNVEESITAVEFSNDAHGHVDVATQFSDKPHKADDWNSLFDFNPSSASPNDLIWDSHSITEKNHMEIGSNLSTVGERGNSNENFWQFRDVFSEVGPEPKLEAAKVANPAPADLGGQTINGDGAHGTIDFFAVSEEALPKTGVWDFESTFTSSSAIEDGIIPNLHSSSMKNDTGNGACFSADDKNDESDDNDWEFQDAFPETVSKLEENEVKPKSHEALPLSIFGDEELENDSSQFPNDVLTHKPTSYPSYNSNKALGSNLSINDLISSLYIQAEENTSVSDTPKVSENGMPAALSPLESDILNHDDDSDDDDDDDAWEFKDAVLDTKDQNQTFATHVEDLPSKSYIKLQLRDSVEFYSKLKDDSCFVALSHFENLKKAQSSATPGEEASLEALGVEIEKIYDQLYQDNVISEFETENLSSKNVCFGELLKALQEPKFRVLESEYQLSKQLSLAETNLGSAIELSKHAASTLSILKLGSAEAQSSYISKWSKIVTVCAQELRHGAFIWKQALQKNVQSQIISKTQGRQYIICLAEIYRVVQVLGVSAELYKPWILLNSEEPVGLFPLLNECSTLWSTSGLDEALQIISQQYDSEFGETLKALLESMKCIDDLDALALQHHVFSGDQPICRLSMLTAGIMPGMKMVVWDGNHYLLKLANLWANLISSVPPVLPHLNVS; encoded by the exons ATGGCAGACGATGACGACGATGAGGGCTTTGGGGACTTCAAATTTGCTCCAATGACCCCTGTTCATATCGCCTCCTCCATCGCCAATCTGAAGACCAGATCCTCCGCTGATTTGTTCTCCGACGATGATTGGGGCGACTTCGTAACCACCCCTTCTAATCAGATCAATGGCGGATTTGAGTTCTCCAATGGAGTAGGCGTTAATTCGTCCATCATTCCTTCACAGAACCAAAAACCCTTGGACCTATTTGGGAATTCAGTGGATAGTATTGAATCTACGCTGCCTCGGGTTGAATCGGTGCCTAGTGGAGTCGAGTTGGCGAAGGTTCAGTGGGTTAAACCTCAGGGAGCTATTCCGTTATCGTTGTTTGGAGAGACTGAGGAGGAGGAGAATAATTCTGGCTTGGGTGAGCCTACGGTTGGTGATGGTGCAGCCTCATTCTTTCATAAGAAAGATGATAATGCGAAAAAAGGTTTGGCTTTGAATGGGGGCGTTGGTATTAATGATTTGATTGCAAATTTGTATAGTCAGAGTCCGCGGATCAAGGTTGAAAATGGATCGCATCCGAATTCAAATTCGGATGGAGCGAGTACGAAATATAATGAGTCCAGCATGAATGTTGAAAGCCTGGGATCAAAAACTAATGCGTTTTATTGGCAACCTAATGGGTTTGATTCCATTTTTCACGATAATGATCCGAACTCAAATAAATTAGATTCTAATATTGGTAGCGATTTCAATTCCGATGGGCTGAGTTCGGATTTGGTAGAACATAGTGAGAGTTTTGATGATGATGAAGACAACGATGGTGGTTGGGAATTCAAAGCTGCTGATGCAAACAAACAG GAACAACAGGTTGTTGAAATGTCACGGCCGAAGGTGGAAGAAGCTATGGAGAAGGACCCGGAATTTAAG gTTGACGATGGAGGAAGGTTAAATGTTGAGGAATCCATAACTGCAGTTGAGTTTAGTAATGATGCACATGGTCATGTTGATGTGGCGACCCAATTCAGTGATAAGCCTCATAAAGCTGATGATTGGAACTCATTGTTTGATTTCAATCCGAGTTCTGCCTCTCCAAATGATCTTATATGGGATTCACACTCTATAACTGAGAAGAATCATATGGAGATTGGGTCAAACTTATCTACAGTTGGTGAACGGGGAAATTCTAATGAAAACTTTTGGCAATTTAGGGATGTATTTTCAGAAGTTGGACCAGAGCCTAAGCTG GAAGCTGCGAAGGTTGCTAATCCAGCACCAGCAGATCTAGGAGGACAAACAATAAATGGAGATGGTGCTCATGGTACTATTGATTTTTTTGCTGTGTCTGAGGAGGCTTTACCCAAAACTGGGGTATGGGACTTTGAGTCTACTTTCACCTCAAGCTCTGCAATTGAAGATGGCATTATACCAAATTTACATTCCAGTAGCATGAAAAATGATACTGGAAATGGAGCTTGTTTTTCTGCAGATGATAAGAATGATGAGTCCGATGACAATGATTGGGAATTTCAGGATGCCTTTCCAGAAACAGTGTCAAAGCTTGAG GAGAATGAAGTCAAGCCAAAGAGTCACGAAGCCTTGCCCCTGTCCATTTTTGGTGATGAAGAACTGGAGAATGATTCTTCCCAATTTCCAAATGATGTTTTGACGCATAAACCTACATCCTATCCAAGTTATAATAGCAATAAGGCTCTTGGTTCTAATTTATCTATCAATGATTTGATATCAAGTTTATACATTCAAGCTGAGGAGAACACTTCTGTTAGTGATACACCAAAAGTAAGTGAAAATGGAATGCCTGCTGCCCTTAGCCCATTGGAATCTGATATTCTCAATCATGATGACGATtccgatgatgatgatgatgatgatgcttggGAATTTAAGGATGCTGTTTTGGATACCAAAGATCAAAACCAAACTTTTGCAACTCATGTTGAAGATTTACCAAGCAAATCTTATATTAAGTTGCAACTAAGGGATTCTGTTGAATTTTATAGCAAGTTGAAGGATGACTCATGTTTTGTTGCATTGAGCCACTTCGAAAATTTAAAG AAAGCTCAAAGCAGTGCAACTCCTGGTGAAGAAGCAAGCTTGGAAGCGCTTGGTGTGGAAATCGAG AAAATCTATGATCAACTTTATCAAGATAATGTAATATCAGAGTTCGAGACAGAGAATCTTTCATCAAAAAATGTATGCTTCGGTGAACTTCTTAAAGCTCTGCAGGAACCAAAGTTCAGGGTTCTCGAGTCGGAATATCAATTATCAAAGCAGTTGTCATTG GCTGAGACAAATTTGGGATCAGCAATTGAACTTTCGAAACATGCAGCATCAACACTAAGTATTCTTAAGTTGGGATCAGCAGAGGCGCAATCTAGTTATATATCTAAGTGGTCTAAAATAGTCACTGTCTGTGCTCAAGAGCTAAGACATGGTGCCTTTATTTGGAAACAGGCATTGCAGAAGAATGTCCAGAGTCAAATTATATCTAAAACTCAAG GCAGGCAATATATCATCTGTCTTGCCGAGATTTACAGAGTAGTTCAAGTTCTTGGAGTTTCTGCTGAACTTTACAAGCCATGGATATTGTTAAATTCTGAAGAACCCGTTGGTTTGTTTCCTCTTCTAAATGAATGCTCTACTCTCTGGTCAACTTCAGGGCTTGATGAAGCTCTTCAGATTATTTCACAGCAATATGATTCGGAGTTTGGTGAAACTTTGAAAGCACTACTGGAGTCTATGAAGTGCATTGATGATCTTGATGCACTTGCACTCCAGCACCATGTTTTCTCTGGAGACCAACCTATTTGTCGACTATCAATGTTAACTGCAGGAATTATGCCAG GAATGAAAATGGTGGTTTGGGATGGAAATCACTACTTGTTGAAGCTTGCGAATTTGTGGGCAAATCTAATCAGTTCTGTTCCTCCAGTTTTGCCTCACCTAAATGTCAGCTAA